One window of Brevibacterium pigmentatum genomic DNA carries:
- a CDS encoding response regulator transcription factor → MTTAQNDTDIEATLLVVDDEPNIRELLSTSLRFAGFDVVSAANGAEALRLAEQTDIDLLVLDVMLPDMDGFTVTRRLRQIGMNAPVVFLTARDDTSDKITGLTVGGDDYVTKPFSLEEVVARIRAVLRRTRNLEDEENAVIVAGDLELDDDTHEVRRSGILIDLSPTEFKLLRYLMLNTNRVLSKSQILDHVWEYDFGGDTGIVESYISYLRRKIDVTPETDAAGHPVEMEWTPMIQTKRGVGYMLRTPEAK, encoded by the coding sequence ATGACTACAGCACAGAACGACACCGACATCGAAGCCACCCTGCTCGTTGTCGATGATGAGCCCAATATCCGCGAACTCCTGTCCACCAGTCTCCGCTTCGCCGGATTCGACGTCGTCTCCGCCGCCAACGGTGCCGAGGCGCTGCGTCTGGCCGAACAGACCGACATCGACCTCCTCGTCCTCGACGTCATGCTCCCGGACATGGACGGCTTCACCGTCACCCGCCGTCTGCGCCAGATCGGCATGAACGCCCCCGTCGTGTTCCTCACCGCCCGTGATGACACCTCGGACAAGATCACCGGTCTGACCGTCGGCGGCGACGACTATGTGACGAAGCCCTTCAGCCTCGAAGAGGTCGTCGCACGCATCCGCGCGGTCCTCCGCCGCACCCGCAACCTCGAAGACGAGGAGAACGCCGTCATCGTGGCGGGCGACCTCGAACTCGACGACGACACCCATGAGGTCCGTCGCTCCGGCATCCTCATCGACCTCTCCCCCACCGAGTTCAAGCTGCTGCGCTACCTCATGCTCAACACGAACCGTGTCCTGTCGAAGTCCCAGATCCTCGACCATGTGTGGGAGTACGATTTCGGCGGCGACACCGGAATCGTCGAGTCCTATATCTCCTACCTGCGCCGCAAGATCGACGTCACGCCGGAGACGGATGCCGCCGGCCACCCCGTCGAGATGGAGTGGACGCCGATGATCCAGACCAAGCGCGGGGTCGGCTACATGCTGCGCACACCGGAAGCCAAGTAG